The genomic window CGCTCGGGACTCAGTCCTGCGGCGGCGTGCTGGGAGGGGTCGCGGAAGCGCTCCGGTGGAGGTCCCAGTCGGCGTGTCCGCCGGCGCCCAGAACCCCGGCGGGCCGATGGAGTTCGGCCGGCGACAGCCGCGCGAACGAGCGGCGTGCGGCGCGGGCCACCAGGTACGGGAAGATCGGGCGCAACGGCTGGGCCAGGCGCAGCCATGGTGGCGCGTAGACGGTGGGGGCGCGGCGCTCGATGCCGCGCACCAGCAGGGCGGCGACCCGGTCGGGCGTGTGCACGCGGCGGGCCGGCGAGGGCTGGCGGCTGCGCAGCTCGCGCAGCACGACATGCTCTTCCAGCTCACCGATCATGTCGGTGCCCGTCCAGTGCAGATAGGCGATTCCGACGCCTACGCCTTCGGGTTCCATCTCCATCCGCAGGGCCTGGGCGAAGGACTCGACACCTGCTTTGGACGCACAATAGGCACTCATCATCGGAGCGGATCCGAAAGCCGCGGTCGAGGCGACCTGCAGCAAATACCCGGAGGTCTCCAGGAGTTGGGGCAAGAAGACCCGGGCGGTCACCGCGCTGCCGATCAGGTTCACCGCGACGACCCGGTTCCACAGGGCCGCGTCACAACCGGCGAACGGCCCCGCGGCGGCGATCCCGGCGTTGGCGACCACGACGGAGACCGGCCCGAGGCGTTCCGCGACGGATCGCGCAGCCCCCTGCATGGCCCCCTCGTCGGTGATGTCCGCCTCGATGCAGCAGGATTCGCCCGGGAGTCCGCCCGCCACCTCTCGCAGCGACTCCAGCTCCCTGCCGAGCAGAACCACCCGCAATCCGCGCGCGGACAGCTGCCGCGCGACCGCGGCACCGATTCCCCGCGCCGCCCCTGTGATGACGGCGACCTTTCCGTCCCTTTTTGCCATCCTCGAAATTTATTCGCGACGCCACATTCCCGAGGATTCGCCGCGCCCCTGTGGAGAGCCCTTCGGGTGCGCCGGCCGATCGGCGCGGCGCACTGTGGGGCTCGCCCCAGGCCCGGCCATGATGGGCGCATGCCTGAGATGACAGAACCCGAGTGGCGGGCCTTCCTCGCCCACAGCACCCGTACCGCCAAGCTCGCGACCACCCGCGCCGACGGCCGTCCGCACCTGGCACCGGTGTGGTTCCTGCTGGAGGGCGACGACATCGTCTTCAACACCGGCCGCGAGAGCGTGAAGGGCCGGACGCTGGCCCGCGACCCGCGGGTGGCGATCTGTGTCGACGACGAGCGGCCGCCGTTCTCCTTCGTCCTCGTCGAGGGCCGAGCCGACCTCTCCGAGGACCTGGACGACCTCCGCAGCTGGGCACGCCGGATCGCGGCCCGCTACATGGGTGTGGACCGGGCCGAGGAGTACGCGGCCCGCAACGGCGTCCCCGGCGAGCTACTCGTCCGCGTCCGGATCGAGAAGGTCGTCGCGCAGGCCAGCCTCGCGGGCTGACCGCCGCGCGGCCGCTCCGGGGCATCAGTCACCTCGCGGCAGCCTCACGAGGACGGGCCCGGTGCGGTCCGTGGTGAGCAGACCACCGTGCGCCGCCGGTTCGGGCGCGGCCCCGGTGACGACGTGCCGGGCCGGCCGGGGCTCCTCGTCCCACCGGTCCCGGCACCTGCTCGCAACAGGGCGAGGTCCAGCAGACCTTCTCGCCCCGTCACCGGGGCCCGGTCCGGCTATTGCGCCGGCCGGCCCTGCTCGGAGTTGTGCGGGTTGTCGCGTTCGTCGATCGCGTCGGTATAGCACGCGAGGACTTCGTCCATGACCTCGTCCTCCACTTCGTCCCGTTCGCGGGCCGGGGTCTGGTCGGGGTCCGGCTTCGTATCAGTCATGGTGCCCGCCTGTCCCGGTTGGCGGAGTTCACCCTCAGGTTCACCCCGGGCGACGGACAAAGCGGGCACGTGCGGCGCGCGCGGAGATCGTTCGCGACCCTCTCCTACGCGCATCCGTCCCCACCGGCTCCCCGGAAGCGGCTCCTGCGCGCACTCCCCCAAGGGTGAACGCTCAGGCCGCCGGGGCGGCGGGGCGCGCCTTCGCCCACCGGGTGAACGCGGTCGCCCGGGCTCGCGCGAACTCCCTGTGGGGGTCCGCACGGTAGGTCCAGGCAACGGCGCCGGCGCGGGAGCCGAACACGGGGAACAACCGCTCGGGGAAAGTAAACTGTGCCGGCGGCCGCGGCAGGGGGGGCCGTGCCCGGCGCCGCATCGGGTGGCGAAACGGATGCGGCCGGTTCAGACGTGGAACTCGGTGAGATCGATCGTGTGAACACGCAGCGGGAGTCCGTACGCCGGATGCGTCGTCTCGCGCTCCAGCACCATGCCGAGCTTCCGCATCACGTTCTCCGAGGCGTCGTTACCCGCCGCGCTGATACTGATGACGCGGTCGAGACCGCGGTCCTGGACCGCGAACTCCAGCGCGGCATGGGCGGCCTCGGAGGCGTAGCCCTGTCCCCAATACTGCCGGCCGAGCCGCCAGCCGATCTCCACGGCAGGCAGCACCTCCGGCAGGAACAGGGGGACGGAGAGACCGGCGAAACCGGCCAGCTCGCCCGAGGCCAGCAGCTCCACGGCGAAGAGACCGAAGCCCTCCTCGTCCCACTCCTCCTCCCACCGCTCGATATCGTCCGCCGTCCGCTCCAGATCACGGACGGAGCCATCGCCGATCCAGCGCATGACCTGCGGATCCGCGTTGATCTCCGCCATGGGGAGAAGGTCGTCGTCGTGCCAGCGGCGGAGGATCAGGCGAGGGGTCTGGATCTCGGTCATGGCACCCATCCTGCCGAGAAGGAGGGTCTCAGCGGTAATCGACGGCACCGTTGGACCAGTCCCCCCACCAGGACCGGACCCCGCCCCGGAGCACCCGGTTGGCGGCGTGGCCAAGGCGCAGGTGGCGGCCGACGGCATGACCGCCGCCATCGTCACGCCCAGAGTGCTGGTGGCAGAAAACCCTTCGATCTCCGGGCCCCGTCGCTCTAGGGTGATCGAATGCTGAGCGCCGGTCAGGTGAACGAGTTCGCAGAGCGAGGCTTCGTCCTGGTCCCGCAGGTGGTCCAGGGCGATCTTCTTCACCGAGCGGCCAGGCGGATCGACGAGCTCGTGGCCACCGAGCCCCCTGCGACCGGCACCACCGGCCACCACTTCTACTTCCGCCGCACCAAGGACGAGCCGGCGCTCAGAGAGCCGTTGACCCGCAGCCCCGCGTTCGGTCTCGCCGAGCAACTGGCGGGGGCCGGGACACTGAAGTACCCCTGGCAGGTCCAGGTCGCCCTGAACATCCCGCCGTACTCACACCGTCCAGGTGCGCCCCACATCGACTCCGACCGGCAGGAACCGACCGGTGAACCCGTGCAGGGCACGTTCACCCTCCTGGCCTGCGTCCTGATGTCCGACCAGCTCACGGAGAACTCCGGCAACCTCTGGGTCTGGCCGGGCACCCATCTCCGCCACGCCGCGTACTTCCGCGACCACGGCCCGCAGATGTTCTGCGCCTACCCACCGATCGACTGGCCGGAGCCCGAGCAGATCAGGGGACGGGCAGGCGACCTGCTGCTCGCCCACTACCTCCTCGGCCACAACATCGGCGGGAACTACGCATCCGACCAGACACGGCGAGCCCTCTACTTCCGCATCAGCGCCCGGGACCACGACGCCCATCAAGACGACTTCCTCCAGGACCCATGGCTCGACTACGGGCCCATCGCGCTCCGAGCCGACCCGGGTCCGGCGGCCGCCTGACGGCGTACGGCCACGCGAGGCGGCTGGTCAGCGCACCGTCACCTTGTTGTCGAAGGCCACGTACCCGCTGAAGTCCCTTCCCACGCGGTCGATCGCGGAGGACGCCGGCTCCGGGTACGACCACGCTGCGTCCGCGTGCCTGGTGTCCGCGGCCTGGACGTCGAAGTACTGCGCCCGGCCCTTCCACGGGCAGGTGTAGGGGGTGTCGCTCTTGGACAGCGCTTGCGGGGTGACGGTCTCCGGCGGGAAGTACCAGTTCCCCTCGATCGAGACCACGTCGGCTTCGTCCGCGTCCGCAAGGACCGTTCCGTCGAGTACCGCTTGCATCAGCTGTTCCTTTCAGAGGTTCCGGGCCGGATCTGGAATCGCCGTCTCGGCCGATCCGTGGAGCGACCGGCTCCGCCGGGGATGCCAGGGCGGCAGGCCATTATCCGTCAACCGCGAGGCGTACAGGGAGCGCGACACCCTGGAACGGGGCACCCCGCTTGCTGCGACGGCGGGACATCGCGACCCGTCACGGCAAGACCGTGCGAGCAGGGCGCCCTGCGCCGTATCACTCCAGGACACGCCGTCGTCACCTGCTCCTCCGACGGCCTCCTCGGCGCCACCGGGGCGAGGTCGGTCGCCCTGCGAGTGCTCAGCAACTCCCGCCGTTGCCACGTCATTTGACGGTCCCCAGCGCAGGTAGGGGAGTTCACCTGCGTCCGCGAGCATCGGCGGCCATGAGGAACCTCAGTCGCCGCATCTTCATCCTTGGCGGGCTCACCACCGTGGGCACTGCCACGCTTCAACTCGGGGCGGCGGCCCAGTCGTCGGCCGCCGCCACCCCGTTCCCCTTCACGCTCGGCGTCGCCTCCGGGGAACCGGACGAGAGCAGCGTGGTGCTCTGGACGCGTCTCGCCCCCACACCGACCAACGCCGACGGCCAGGGCGGCATGCCCAACGCCGACGTCGCCGTCGACTGGCAGGTGTCGGCCAGCCAGAGCTTCGCCACCCTCGTCAGCTCCGGTACGGTCACCGCCCGCTACGCCCAGGCCCACTCGGTGCACGTGCTGGCCGGTGGACTCGCCCCGGACGCGGAGTTCTACTACCGCTTCCGGGCCCAGGGATTCGTCTCCCCGGTGGGCCGGACCCGCACCGCACCGGCGAAGACCGCGGTCGGGCGGGACTTCACGATGGCCTTCGCCTCGTGCGCGCACTACGAGCAGGGCTACTACACCGCCTACCGCCGCATGGCCGACGACCGCCCCGACCTGATCCTGCACCTGGGCGACTACATCTACGAGGGCGGCGCCACCGCCGGCGCCCTGCGCCAGCACCTCGGCAGCGAGATCGTGTCGCTGGCCGACTACCGCCGCCGCTACGCGCTCTACCGCAGCGACCCGGACCTGCAGGCCGCGCACGCGATCGCGCCGTGGCTGGTCGTGCCGGACGACCACGAGGTGGAGAACAACTACGCCAACATGGTCCGCGCCGACAGCAGCCCGGTGCTGACGGCGGCCCAGTGGACCGCGCGCCGTACCGCCGCGTATCAGGCCTACTTCGAGAACATGCCGCTGCGGGCCGCATCGACGCCTTCGGGCAACAGCATCCCGCTCTACCGCCGGGTCCGCTGGGGCACCCTCGCGACGTTCCACATGCTCGACACCCGCCAGTTCCGGGACGACCAGGCGTGCGGCGACGGGACGAAGGTCTGCGCCGACGCCGATCTGGCCACGCGTACGATCACCGGCACGGCCCAGGAGTCATGGCTGCTCGACGGACTCGGCCAGCACCTCAGCACCTGGGACCTCATCGGCCAGCAGGTCTTCTTCGCCCGCAACGTGAACTCCGCCGGCGCGATGAACATGGATGCCTGGGACGGGTATCGGGCCAGCCGGGCGCGGATCCAGCAGGGCATCATCGACCGGGCCGTACGCAACCCGGTCGTCCTCACCGGTGATGTGCACGCGTCGTGGGGCAACAACCTCAAGGCCGACTACGCGAACCCGTCGTCGGCGACGATCGGCTCCGAGCTCGTCTGCACCTCGATCACCAGCGGCGGGAACGGAACCACCACCACGGCGATCCCCAACGGGTCGCTCAACCCGCATCTGCGCTTCTACTCCGATCGGCGCGGCTACGTCCGCACGCACATCACGCCGTCGCAGCTGACCGCCGACTTCCGGTCGGTGGCGACAGTGACCGAGCACGGCGCGGCGGCGACCACCGCCGGGACCTTTGTCATCCACGACGGACAGCCGGGGTTGGCCGATGCGTAAGCTCTCGATACTCGTCGCAGCCCTCGCCGGCCTCCTCGCGGTCCTCGCTGTGGTGGCCCCGGCCTCGGCGGCGGGGCCCTCGTCCTGGGTGACCGCCAACAGCGACTCCGCCGGTGACCAGGACACCTCCTCGATCGCCGCCAACCGCCTCGGCGACGTGGCAGTGGTCTGGGAGGACGACCGCGACACGACCGACCCGGGCGACAACACGCACAGCGACGTGTGGGTGCGGATGTACCGCAACGGCGTGTCGGCTTACGAGAAGAAGCTCTCGGCCGGCGGGACCGCGGGCACGGCCTGGCGGCACCTCCAGCCAGACGTGGGACTCGACGACCGCGGCAACGCCGTCGTCGTGTGGGCGGAGGACCCGGACGGCAACGGCTTCTACAACATCACCTACCGAGTGCTCTCCCCAGCCGGTGCGGTGCTCGGCTCCGGTCAGGCCAACGCGAGCGCCGACGGCCAGCAGATCCATCCGCGCGTCGCGGTCGATCCGGACGGCGCGCCCAGCAGCACCACCGCGGTCGCGTTCTCCGTGGTGTGGGAGGACATCCAGGGCACCGCCGCCGCGACCGTGAAGGCGGCCGGGTTCACCGGAACCACGACGAAGGCCTACGAGGTGACGGTCAACGCGGCGGGCGGCGCGCACCACAACCCCGACGTCGCGACCTCCGCCTCGGGCGACGCCGTCGTCGTCTGGGACGAGGACACCGACAACAACGGCTACTACCAGATCGGTCTGGTCAAGCTGGCCAAGGCGAACGGGGCCGTCACGCTCACCCGCCGCAGCGCCAACAGCCTCGGCAGCGGGCAGCAACAACAACGCCCGGCCGTGGCGGCCGACTTCAACGGCGACTTCGCCGTGGCGTGGGAGTCCGATCACACCGGCACCCGTGGCGTCTGGGCCCGGTCGTTCACCGCGACCGGCACCGCCGGCTCGGCCGAGGTCGAGACCTCCAGCGGATCCGGAGCCGGCAACCCCACCGTCGGCATCGACGACCAGCGCGACGCCGTGGTCGGCTGGAGCGTCGCCGGCACCGATCCAGCGGTCTGGGCCCGGGGCCTCAACCCCGACGGCACCTTCACCGGCCGTCTGCCGGCCCAGTCCGTCAGCCAGGTCACGGCCGGCCGGCAGGAGCAACTCGCCTTGACCTCGTCCCCGTTCGGCACGCTCGCGATGTCCTACACCGACGACAACGACGGCAACACCTTCGACCAGGTCCTGATGAGTCTGGGCGCGACCAACTCGGACTGGTGACGTCCCGCCCGTAGCGCCAGGAACCGTCCGTGCCGCCCGTTCGGGCAGCACGGACGGCACGGGGCGGCATCAGTACGGGTTGGCGGCCACCCACCTCTTGCTCACCGTGGTGTGCGCGGGGGTGAAGGTGTCCCCGTAGAGCACGAAGGCGACGTTCCAGTAATTCGCGTACGTGTCCTGGCCGGTGACGGTGTTGCACCCGCTCGGCAGCGACAGGTATTCCAGGTCCGTCTCCTGCCAGGTACTGCCGACGTAGCCGGCGTTCACCGCGACCTGGATCTTCGGCGGGGTGTAACTGGACTGCTGGCACGCGGTCAGCGAGTAGCGGAACGAGTTGCCACCGTCGTCGAACTGCACCCAGCCGTCGACGTGGCCGAGTTGGACCGTGGTGCCGGTCGGGTACTGGTAGGTGTCCTGGACGGAGAAGGTGTACGTCGTCCCCCAGGCGGCGTGTGCCGGAGTGGGGGCCACCAGGAGGCCGCCCAGCGCGGCGGCTGCGGCAGCGGCTAAGCCGGCGGTCCGCCGTCCTTTCTGGGCCGTCTTCGTCTTCATCGTCGTACCTCCGAGATCGTGGTCGGATACCGCGAGGGTGCTCAGATGGGGCCATGCCAAGGGTAGGTGACACACGGCGGTGGACACCCGCCGCGACCGGAAACGATTCCGGACGTCCTCGAAAGCCCCTGGTGCGCCGGCGAACACCCCGACCGCGCCCCCTGCCCGCCCCCGCCACGGGTCAGCCGGCGCTCCCGCCCGGCTCCAGCGACAGGGCCCGCGCGAGGGCGTCGCCCGTCGGCGGCGTTCCGCTTTCACGCGCCTTCAGGCGGCGGACGACGAGTGCGGACACCGTCTCCTCCTCGACGTCCTCAAGGAATTGGATGAGGTCGTCACGGATCCCGCTGGCGGTGACGCTGCAGGGCGTCGGCTTCGCCCTTGGCGGCGCCGCCGCGCAGG from Streptomyces sp. NBC_01198 includes these protein-coding regions:
- a CDS encoding DUF427 domain-containing protein — encoded protein: MQAVLDGTVLADADEADVVSIEGNWYFPPETVTPQALSKSDTPYTCPWKGRAQYFDVQAADTRHADAAWSYPEPASSAIDRVGRDFSGYVAFDNKVTVR
- a CDS encoding GNAT family N-acetyltransferase codes for the protein MTEIQTPRLILRRWHDDDLLPMAEINADPQVMRWIGDGSVRDLERTADDIERWEEEWDEEGFGLFAVELLASGELAGFAGLSVPLFLPEVLPAVEIGWRLGRQYWGQGYASEAAHAALEFAVQDRGLDRVISISAAGNDASENVMRKLGMVLERETTHPAYGLPLRVHTIDLTEFHV
- a CDS encoding alkaline phosphatase D family protein; the protein is MRNLSRRIFILGGLTTVGTATLQLGAAAQSSAAATPFPFTLGVASGEPDESSVVLWTRLAPTPTNADGQGGMPNADVAVDWQVSASQSFATLVSSGTVTARYAQAHSVHVLAGGLAPDAEFYYRFRAQGFVSPVGRTRTAPAKTAVGRDFTMAFASCAHYEQGYYTAYRRMADDRPDLILHLGDYIYEGGATAGALRQHLGSEIVSLADYRRRYALYRSDPDLQAAHAIAPWLVVPDDHEVENNYANMVRADSSPVLTAAQWTARRTAAYQAYFENMPLRAASTPSGNSIPLYRRVRWGTLATFHMLDTRQFRDDQACGDGTKVCADADLATRTITGTAQESWLLDGLGQHLSTWDLIGQQVFFARNVNSAGAMNMDAWDGYRASRARIQQGIIDRAVRNPVVLTGDVHASWGNNLKADYANPSSATIGSELVCTSITSGGNGTTTTAIPNGSLNPHLRFYSDRRGYVRTHITPSQLTADFRSVATVTEHGAAATTAGTFVIHDGQPGLADA
- a CDS encoding SDR family oxidoreductase, whose translation is MAKRDGKVAVITGAARGIGAAVARQLSARGLRVVLLGRELESLREVAGGLPGESCCIEADITDEGAMQGAARSVAERLGPVSVVVANAGIAAAGPFAGCDAALWNRVVAVNLIGSAVTARVFLPQLLETSGYLLQVASTAAFGSAPMMSAYCASKAGVESFAQALRMEMEPEGVGVGIAYLHWTGTDMIGELEEHVVLRELRSRQPSPARRVHTPDRVAALLVRGIERRAPTVYAPPWLRLAQPLRPIFPYLVARAARRSFARLSPAELHRPAGVLGAGGHADWDLHRSASATPPSTPPQD
- a CDS encoding phytanoyl-CoA dioxygenase family protein yields the protein MLSAGQVNEFAERGFVLVPQVVQGDLLHRAARRIDELVATEPPATGTTGHHFYFRRTKDEPALREPLTRSPAFGLAEQLAGAGTLKYPWQVQVALNIPPYSHRPGAPHIDSDRQEPTGEPVQGTFTLLACVLMSDQLTENSGNLWVWPGTHLRHAAYFRDHGPQMFCAYPPIDWPEPEQIRGRAGDLLLAHYLLGHNIGGNYASDQTRRALYFRISARDHDAHQDDFLQDPWLDYGPIALRADPGPAAA
- a CDS encoding PPOX class F420-dependent oxidoreductase, producing the protein MTEPEWRAFLAHSTRTAKLATTRADGRPHLAPVWFLLEGDDIVFNTGRESVKGRTLARDPRVAICVDDERPPFSFVLVEGRADLSEDLDDLRSWARRIAARYMGVDRAEEYAARNGVPGELLVRVRIEKVVAQASLAG